The following coding sequences lie in one Candidatus Aminicenantes bacterium genomic window:
- a CDS encoding energy transducer TonB: MSNRAFKRALYWSAGAHLALLLLFIVNPSLPKSGPKGQILFVNLGSMGGGGGNGGSGGGMRGPAGGGATETVAETPLPKPQLRDLTTAQKVQADAGSELRYPTSKTKPARKKPVPEKKAASLNRPDPNAKTGKTPADKTAGTTGTSTGRTGGGGGTGLTIGGGAPGYGEGAGLGGYGGMIGESNFPYQYYLQNIQDRISGRWRESLVDPGVTGNFRTTVYFRIFRNGTISRVEVKEPSGLRPLDLSSQRAVTDAAPFPPLPDDYDEEYLGIILIFEYIK; this comes from the coding sequence ACCGGGCCTTCAAGAGGGCCCTCTATTGGTCGGCGGGGGCCCACCTGGCGCTTCTGCTGCTGTTCATCGTCAACCCCAGCCTGCCCAAGTCCGGCCCCAAGGGCCAAATTCTTTTCGTCAATCTGGGCTCGATGGGCGGAGGCGGCGGGAACGGCGGCAGCGGCGGCGGAATGCGCGGCCCGGCCGGCGGGGGGGCCACCGAAACCGTGGCCGAGACCCCCTTGCCCAAGCCGCAGCTTCGCGACCTGACCACGGCCCAGAAAGTCCAGGCGGACGCGGGGTCCGAGCTTCGCTACCCGACATCCAAGACCAAGCCGGCCCGTAAAAAGCCGGTCCCCGAGAAGAAAGCCGCTTCGCTCAACCGGCCTGATCCCAACGCCAAGACGGGCAAGACGCCGGCCGACAAAACGGCCGGGACCACGGGAACCTCGACCGGCCGGACCGGCGGGGGCGGCGGGACGGGCCTGACCATCGGCGGCGGCGCCCCCGGCTACGGCGAGGGCGCCGGACTGGGCGGCTACGGCGGCATGATCGGCGAGTCCAACTTCCCCTACCAGTATTACCTCCAGAACATCCAGGACCGCATCTCCGGCCGCTGGCGCGAGTCGCTCGTCGATCCCGGAGTCACGGGCAATTTCCGGACCACGGTCTATTTCCGCATCTTCCGCAACGGCACCATCTCCCGGGTCGAGGTCAAGGAGCCCAGCGGCCTGCGCCCGCTCGACCTGTCGTCCCAGCGGGCCGTCACCGACGCCGCTCCCTTCCCCCCGCTCCCCGACGACTACGACGAGGAGTACCTGGGCATCATTCTCATCTTCGAGTACATTAAATGA
- the tolB gene encoding Tol-Pal system beta propeller repeat protein TolB — MKKLSLLLFGLIAFLLAAAGSAAAQQEVVLTIRDGQPAISFALPPFAASAQARAAADEIHGILEADLKYTRVFALLPKSYYAYIQTQSLRTIRFEDWQSINAAVLFTGEVSLGSNGDLVLERNFYDVKSKRQILPGKRYQAKPADLRFLAHRMADEIMKSYGEKPLFTSKIAFVSDRDGNDELYMMDYDGANQTRLTFNKVLDYSPAWASDASRLAYTSYQNLVAGLYILDVYEGKRTTVSIRGGNFTPTWSPDGKKLAFGSSMDGNQEIYAADVESGPTRVGKIKRLTFSPASDISPTWSPNGREIAFTSDRGGTPQIYLMDAEGGNIRRLSFGANYHDSPAWSPNGDQIVYVARVDNVFDLYIYNIRTRAIQKLTESNARNESPSWSPDGRHVVFTSNMKGGTQVWAIDVDGANLRPLTAKGQNKLADWSN; from the coding sequence ATGAAAAAACTCTCTCTTCTCCTGTTCGGACTGATCGCCTTCCTCCTCGCCGCCGCCGGGTCGGCCGCCGCCCAGCAGGAAGTCGTCCTGACCATCCGCGACGGCCAGCCCGCCATCTCCTTCGCCCTGCCGCCCTTTGCCGCCTCCGCGCAGGCCCGGGCTGCAGCCGACGAGATCCACGGCATCCTGGAGGCCGATCTCAAGTACACCCGCGTCTTCGCCCTCCTGCCCAAAAGCTACTACGCCTACATCCAGACCCAAAGCCTGCGGACCATCCGCTTCGAGGACTGGCAGTCCATCAACGCCGCCGTTCTCTTCACCGGCGAGGTCTCGCTGGGGTCCAACGGCGACCTGGTCCTGGAGCGCAACTTCTACGACGTCAAGTCCAAGCGCCAGATCCTGCCGGGCAAGCGCTACCAGGCCAAGCCGGCCGACCTGCGCTTTCTGGCTCACCGCATGGCCGATGAGATCATGAAGTCCTACGGCGAGAAGCCGCTCTTCACCTCCAAGATCGCCTTTGTCAGCGACCGCGACGGCAACGACGAGCTGTACATGATGGACTACGACGGGGCCAATCAAACCCGGCTGACCTTCAACAAAGTTTTGGACTACTCGCCTGCCTGGGCCTCTGATGCCTCCCGCCTGGCTTATACTTCGTACCAAAATCTGGTTGCCGGGCTCTACATTCTGGATGTCTATGAGGGCAAGAGGACCACAGTCTCGATCCGGGGCGGCAATTTCACGCCGACTTGGTCGCCCGACGGCAAAAAGCTGGCCTTCGGCTCCTCCATGGACGGAAACCAAGAAATCTATGCCGCCGACGTCGAGTCCGGCCCGACCCGGGTCGGCAAGATCAAGCGCCTGACATTCTCGCCGGCCAGCGATATCTCCCCGACCTGGTCGCCCAACGGCCGCGAGATCGCCTTCACCTCGGACCGCGGCGGGACGCCCCAGATCTACCTCATGGACGCCGAAGGCGGCAACATCCGCCGTCTCTCCTTCGGGGCCAATTACCACGATTCGCCTGCCTGGTCGCCCAACGGCGACCAGATCGTCTACGTGGCCCGGGTCGACAATGTCTTCGATCTCTACATCTACAACATCCGGACCCGCGCCATCCAGAAGCTGACCGAGAGCAACGCCCGCAACGAGTCGCCCTCCTGGTCGCCGGACGGCCGCCACGTCGTCTTCACCTCCAACATGAAGGGCGGGACCCAGGTCTGGGCCATCGACGTCGACGGGGCCAATCTGCGCCCGTTGACGGCCAAAGGACAGAATAAGCTGGCTGATTGGAGCAATTAG
- the pal gene encoding peptidoglycan-associated lipoprotein Pal encodes MKRALILALVCIVAVTFATSCKPKVKPTPSAPQVKEQPKVEQVASQPAVAKPSLSEEEVFLAKSLDQINKEKPLALINFDYDKFDIREDAKSTLESNAAWLKKWRSAKILVEGHCDERGTEDYNLALGEKRAKAAYEYLVGLGIPAERMKTISYGKSQPLDMGKEDSAFAKNRRDQFLIIEK; translated from the coding sequence ATGAAACGCGCTCTCATCCTGGCCCTTGTTTGTATCGTCGCCGTCACTTTCGCCACGTCCTGCAAGCCCAAGGTCAAGCCGACCCCCTCCGCGCCGCAGGTTAAGGAACAGCCTAAGGTTGAACAGGTCGCCTCGCAGCCCGCGGTTGCGAAGCCGTCGCTGAGCGAAGAGGAAGTCTTCCTGGCCAAGTCGCTCGACCAGATCAACAAGGAAAAGCCCCTGGCCTTGATCAACTTCGACTACGACAAGTTCGATATCCGGGAAGACGCCAAGTCGACCCTGGAATCCAACGCCGCCTGGCTGAAGAAGTGGAGAAGCGCCAAGATCCTCGTCGAAGGCCATTGCGACGAGCGCGGCACCGAAGACTACAACCTGGCCCTGGGCGAGAAGCGGGCCAAGGCCGCCTATGAATACCTCGTCGGTCTGGGCATCCCGGCCGAACGGATGAAGACGATCTCCTACGGCAAGAGCCAGCCCCTCGACATGGGCAAGGAAGATTCGGCCTTCGCCAAGAACCGCCGCGACCAGTTCCTGATCATCGAAAAATAA
- the bamD gene encoding outer membrane protein assembly factor BamD has product MKKALGAALVLILAGLAAGQDREKKTYELLYEDVQLLKQQVQRLDKKLDSTAEDLRQIKDLFGQLQSAVKALQTDQAKIGDGVRAVPTQYQVLTDKLGQVEALLGRLVDEVGALKSQPAASTDPEAKPKDDAPPGKKPRDKEPAGKADPDANKPDNPAKPPTGNLSAVEVFNTAQADYGKGNYDLAIDGFAMYRESFPASPLADNALYMIGECYYSQKKYQKAVDALDDLIMTFPLSDKIEAAYLKKGYALAELKRKDEAVGVLKYLVAKYPIAEEARQAQEKLKELLERQ; this is encoded by the coding sequence ATGAAAAAAGCCCTCGGGGCGGCGCTCGTTCTCATCCTGGCCGGCCTGGCGGCCGGTCAGGATCGGGAGAAGAAGACCTACGAGCTTCTCTACGAGGACGTTCAGCTGCTGAAGCAGCAGGTCCAACGCCTGGACAAAAAGCTCGACTCGACCGCCGAGGATCTTCGCCAAATCAAGGACCTGTTCGGGCAGCTGCAGTCCGCCGTCAAGGCCCTGCAGACCGATCAGGCCAAGATCGGGGACGGCGTCCGCGCCGTCCCGACCCAGTACCAGGTCCTGACGGACAAGCTGGGCCAGGTCGAAGCCCTCCTGGGCCGGCTGGTCGATGAAGTCGGCGCTCTCAAATCCCAGCCGGCGGCTTCGACCGATCCCGAGGCCAAGCCCAAGGACGACGCCCCCCCAGGGAAAAAGCCCCGCGACAAGGAACCGGCCGGCAAGGCCGATCCGGACGCCAACAAGCCCGACAATCCGGCCAAGCCGCCGACGGGCAACCTGTCGGCCGTCGAGGTCTTCAACACGGCCCAGGCCGACTACGGCAAGGGCAACTACGATCTGGCCATTGACGGCTTCGCCATGTACCGGGAGTCCTTTCCGGCCAGCCCCCTGGCCGACAACGCCCTGTACATGATCGGCGAGTGCTATTACAGCCAGAAGAAGTACCAGAAGGCCGTCGATGCCCTGGACGACCTGATCATGACCTTTCCGCTGAGCGATAAGATCGAGGCGGCCTACCTCAAGAAAGGCTACGCCTTGGCCGAGCTGAAGAGGAAGGACGAAGCCGTGGGCGTGCTCAAGTACCTGGTGGCCAAGTACCCCATCGCGGAGGAAGCCCGCCAGGCGCAAGAGAAGCTGAAGGAGCTCCTGGAACGACAATGA